The window TTTTCAGGAATTTTGGGTTATCAATTTTTTCTCCGGTAGAAAGAGTAGCGAAAGTCGTAACTCCTACATCTATTCCAATCAAGGTAGCATGAGAAAAGTCTTGTTTTTCGGGAAGTTTTTCTCCATCATTTGTTAGAAAACTTATGTCGTATTTTCCTGTTGGTGTTCTGGATATAGTTATAGTTTTCAAACTTCCTTTGCTAATTTCCCTATGCATCTTAACCTTAATCCAATCAAACTTAGGGCAACAAAACTTTGGAAATAGATGTATCAAGACTATAGTGTTGAGGAATCTGAAAGGAAAAATGGTGATACTTTTTCTTTTTATTTTGAGGATACCCAAATCCAAAATTAAAGAAGTTTGTAAAAGCTTTATTCAGATTTCTACTTGCTTGTTGCAATGCTCCTGCATTAACTTCTTTCAACCAGGGATACACTTCTTTCAAAACTAAGAGGTAATTATTAAGGTCAAACTCCGAGAGACTTATTCTGAATTTTTTATACATTAACGATTTGATTTCAAGGAGTTTATTATAGACAAAACGACAGCTACCGGAGTGTTTTTCCATAAGAGCTTTTTGCTCCTTATTAGGGTAAATTCGGTATCTTTTACCTCGAAGCATCTTTATAATATACTCTTTGTAACTATATGGAGATATACGAAATTATGATCTCCGGATTGTGGGGAAGTTGACGCTCTCATCTCCCACCTGTCCAATCCGGTTCTACCGGATTGTCCGAGGAAGGAGTCTTCCCGCTTCGGGAGATAAATTGCCCTGTCCGTCAAAAGATACAACTGCAATCCCTGAAATGTCTCTATAAAAACTTCTAGATGTCACTGCTTCCGACACCGAATACAAATATTTATATTCTTTGGTAGATAATTTTACTTTAATGGACGATAGCAAAGAATACCAGCTTTATCTTGAAGCTCTTGACGAAGAGAATTCTGCGTGGAAGAGAAGGACGGCTGTAAAGAGGCTCAGTGAGTTCAAAACTGAAGAGTCCCTCTACTATCTAAATGAGCTTATTGTTGACAGGTACTGCATAGTTCCGGACTGGCTTAAAACGATTGCAAGAGAATATTACGTATGCCTGTGCCTTGAGTTTCTCTAATAACTTTCTAATAACTTAATTTTATAACCGTTTATTCCCTCAGGCTGTATCCTCTCTCGCCACGAATGTTATAGTCGACCTGTTAGTGCCCGCAACGAAATAACCTATGCAACTTATTATTTATTGTAACTTTGATTGGCGACCCTGATTGTGAAAATCAAGATATCAAATCGAATGTCTGCAGAGGTTATTCTGTGACGGGGCCTTAGTGAAAACTTGAATAAAAAAGTGCGGGTACTGCGTGCTTAATTCCCTTTTTTTTGTATTCTTGCCGGTATTTTCGATCTTATTTAGGAATGATAAAAATATAACTTTTAAAGTTCAGTTTGGGAATTGATCTCCAGTTCCATTTATCCCAATAACCATTTTTGGCAACAAAACCCTTGATATTATATTTGTGTCGTTCCTAAACATTATTGTTAATTTATTTGTAACTATTCAGCCTGCCATAATCAGTTGATTGATATCGATTTTGATGAAACCGATATGTATGATTATTAACCAATGATAATTGAAAAAACGTAATCATTAGCCATCAATCAAATAAAATTAATTTTCAGAAATTTGTCTATTGAATCTTAATAAAGATGGCTATTGATTTTGTTTTTCCCAGGCTGAATAGTTACATTTATTTAATGGAAAAAATCCGGATGAAGACCTGTTCTTAAAAAGAACAAGTTTTTTTCTCTATTTTTCAGTTTTACATCTCTTCTTTTTGGGCTTATTTCCTTGGCTTTTTCTCCTTATTTCTAAGTTGTTCAATTTTAAGAATTAAAACAACAATTTTTAAGCTTTAACTCAGTCTTCCCTTTTCATCTGCGGGAAAAGGATTACTTCCTTGATGGATTCGAGACCTGCAAGGATCATGGTAAGACGGTCGATTCCGAGCCCCATGCCACCGGTTGGGGGCAGGCCATATCCGAGAGCGGTTATAAAGTCGTAGTCGATGGTCTGGGCTTCAAGGTCTCCCAGCTTTCTTTTCTTATCCTGGTCTTCGAACCTCTTTTCCTGTTCAAGCGGGTCATTTAATTCGGAATATCCATTTGCCAGTTCCCAGCCGTTAAGGAAAAGCTCGAAGCGCTCGACAAAACCTTCTTTCTCCCTGTGATTTTTGGCAAGCGGAGAGTTTTCTACGGGAAAGTCATAGATGAAAGTCGGGTTTATAAGCTTGTCTTCTACAAGGCCTTCAAAAAACAGGGCAAGGAACTCACCGTGGCTCTTTGCCTTTTCGTAGTCTACAATCCTGTTTTCAATGGCGATTTTCTTCAGCTCTTCAATAGAGTGAGCAAAGACATCAAGCCCGGCATATTCTTTTAAGGCGTCTTCCATGGAAATCCTTCTCCAGGGAGAACGGAGGTTGATCGTGTTTTCGCCCATTTTGACTTCGTAGCCGCCTGTCAACTTGAACACGAGTTCCGAGACCATACCTTCAGTTAAGTCCATCATGTCATTGTAGTCCCTGTAAGCCTCGTAGACCTCTATCATCGTAAACTCAGGGTTGTGGGTCGTGTCAATGTCTTCGTTCCTGAAGTTTTTGGCAATCTCAAAAACCTTCTCATACCCGCCAACAACAAGTCTCTTGAGGTAAAGTTCAGGGGCAATTCTCAAAAAGAGGGTCTGTCCGAGGCAGTTGTGGAAAGTCGTGAAAGGTCTTGCGTTTGCGCCTCCATATACATTCTGGAGCACAGGGGTTTCAAACTCGAGAAATTCCCTTTCGGCAAGGAACCTTCTGATCTCGGAGATGAGTTTGCTCCTCATGACGAAAATCTCTCTCTTTTCGGCGTTGACTATGAGGTCAAGGTACCTTTTCCTGTACCTGGTCTCGACGTCTTTTAAGCCGTGGAATTTTTCGGGGAGGGCGCAGAGAGACTTGGAAAGCAGGATAAATTCGGACACACTGATGGAATCTTCTCCTCTCTTTGTCCTGAAAATTCCGCCCTGAACCCCTATGATATCTCCGGTGTCCACAAGGTTCTTAAAAGTCTCGAACTCCTCGTCCGGGAGGTTTCCTTTCCTTACAAGCACCTGAATCCTGCCGGTCTGGTCCCCAAGGTCGGCAAATATCATTTTTCCATGCTTTCTGATATTGTAGAGCCTTCCTGCGGTCCTGACAGATAAGCCCTCATTCTCTTCAAAGTCCTCGAACTTATTCAGGATCTCGCAGATATCCTCGTTCTTTTCAAACTTATAGGGATAGGGGTTGAGTCCCTGGCTTATGATACCGTTTAATTTTACAAGTTTTGAGTCATCAAAAGCCCCGGAGCCTGATAAATCGGTTTCATCAGACGGAGGGATTTTTTCAGACAGGTCCGTGTTATTAATTTCCATAGTCATTGAATCAATACATCCTCTTCAGGCGATACGAATAATAAATCAATAACTCGATCAGTAATTAACTGGTAAGTCGATCCGGAATCAATCAGGAATCCGATCAGTAGTCAATCAGCAAATCGATCAGTAAGTTAGCCATAAATCAATAATCAATAAATCAGCCCAAAAACACAACCGGGTAGAGTTTAGAGAGTCCTTTTGGGTCCTGTAAATTCTGCATTCTTAAGTTTCAAAACTTCTACGGCTGAATCCTGGAGTCTGGATTATCAAGAATAATGACTGTCTATTAGCCTGGTTCTTGACATTTATTTTTTTCCATACAGCCATACTTTTATATAAACTTTGAGAAAAAGAGCTGACATATTAATAAAATTTCATTGTTCCCTGAGAAAAATTGCTCCACAGGTGTTGTTGCAGAAATACGCTCTGCTTATCGGAAGAAGCGTAAAACCCCTAAGTCTTTAGCTTCGCGGGATATAAGCGTCAACTTCTCCCATTTTCGTCATCTACAAACACTTTTCCGGTTTCCTGCCCTTTAATATACCTTACTGTCACCACAATGCGAAGCGATAACCAGGCAAGCAAATTGGTTAACAGGGTACACATCACCCGAAGGGTTCGGGTAGAGCTACGGAAAGGTAGAAGCCGTAAGGCAGCTCAAATATCACGCTCATCAAATTGTATCACCTGCGGAATGTGGGGAAGAGTCTGCTTGATTTGTCACCAATGGGTGAAGGGATGACACAGGAAGCCCTTGAGTCTTTAGCTCAGAGGTAGTTCACTAAGGGGATCGTCACAAAATAAACTAAGCACATGTTTCGATTGGATGCATCTATTTTCAAGATCGTTGTCACAAATTAAAAATCAACTTTATAAAAAACATACCTAACTTATTTTGTTACAGCTATTAAAGACAAAAAGGGAATTGGGGATGTTCCTTTCATTCGGGTGTCTGCTTAACAACTTTATCGGTGCGCTGTGGGATGCCTTAATGATAGTAAGAAACGGCGGGGTCCCATGGACTGAATTTGTTGTGACATTTGAAGGCTGGTTCGTTGGCAATATTATTACTACACTGGTGTACCATTTTGCCTCAAGTATGTCACCCCATATATAGCAGACAAAACCTGATGTCCATGGTTACTGGATCTGATTCAAAAATTCGAAAAAATAGTTTTCCTCGTGATGTTCACGATTTCTTAATGTCATAACCTGTCCCCTCAAGGGCTTTGCATGCACATTCCAGATCTTTTTCCCTGATCAGGATATAATCAGTATCATAAGTTGAAACGGCAAATATGCTGATACCTTTATCGGTCAGAGTCCTGCTGATTCCTGCAAGGATTCCTGTCAGCCCGAAATCCAGAGGCCCCTCAACTTTCAGGCAATTCCAGCCCCTTTCAACCTGGGTACCTGCAGGAATATTTGAAGGAATACTGCTTTCCTGGCAGACGATGGAAAGTTCTTCAGGAGTTCGCGTAATCGAAAAGAAACTGCTCCCATACACCCATCAGGAATTTCAGAGCCTGTTTCCAGTTTGCAGACTCCAAACCTTCCTTCAAGGATACTTAAAGTGAGTTTATTTTGCTTCATTTCAGGCTCCGAATTCAATAGATCCATTTAAAAAATATGCCATTGTAGAAGCATATAATTAACTAAGAAACACCATTTTCAGAAGTATATAATCGCTTTACATGCGTCATCGGTTAAGCGTTAGACAATCACTTCTGTATGTATTTTTATATTAATAATCTGTATATTAGTGCGTATATGTCTCCTCTTCCCCCACCTACTCTTGAAGACTCTCTTCGGGAAATGTTTCCCGAAGAGTGGTTAAGGCAAACTGCCAAAGAAACTGGTCTGATAGTACGTGAACGTAAAATTGACCCTGTCATCATCTTTTGGGTTTTAACTCTTGGTTTTGGTGTACGCTTGCAGCGTACACTTGCCAGTTTAAAAAGAGACTATGAAAAAGAATCAAATAA is drawn from Methanosarcina lacustris Z-7289 and contains these coding sequences:
- the lysS gene encoding lysine--tRNA ligase — protein: MTMEINNTDLSEKIPPSDETDLSGSGAFDDSKLVKLNGIISQGLNPYPYKFEKNEDICEILNKFEDFEENEGLSVRTAGRLYNIRKHGKMIFADLGDQTGRIQVLVRKGNLPDEEFETFKNLVDTGDIIGVQGGIFRTKRGEDSISVSEFILLSKSLCALPEKFHGLKDVETRYRKRYLDLIVNAEKREIFVMRSKLISEIRRFLAEREFLEFETPVLQNVYGGANARPFTTFHNCLGQTLFLRIAPELYLKRLVVGGYEKVFEIAKNFRNEDIDTTHNPEFTMIEVYEAYRDYNDMMDLTEGMVSELVFKLTGGYEVKMGENTINLRSPWRRISMEDALKEYAGLDVFAHSIEELKKIAIENRIVDYEKAKSHGEFLALFFEGLVEDKLINPTFIYDFPVENSPLAKNHREKEGFVERFELFLNGWELANGYSELNDPLEQEKRFEDQDKKRKLGDLEAQTIDYDFITALGYGLPPTGGMGLGIDRLTMILAGLESIKEVILFPQMKRED
- a CDS encoding ACT domain-containing protein, which produces MYGSSFFSITRTPEELSIVCQESSIPSNIPAGTQVERGWNCLKVEGPLDFGLTGILAGISRTLTDKGISIFAVSTYDTDYILIREKDLECACKALEGTGYDIKKS